A region from the Toxotes jaculatrix isolate fToxJac2 chromosome 2, fToxJac2.pri, whole genome shotgun sequence genome encodes:
- the tasorb gene encoding protein TASOR isoform X1 encodes MALNPSAVGKKDSECAETGELHRDGGEPQKNSAATSATANQNGDQAGCGDSVMPEQETPERRRSAGTDARSFNSSPLPGQRPSEELPRRNFQIPRKIRERKGLYQFLPPDSREFEDLVKIVSSFYLDSSSRGTFSYCKARLIHNELLEKEFIEKRREMKQEGRTEQELTESYCFLYPDKSKLQWICEKGLSVGHSRITTLGNPSVGVYLSKHSDLLQINPFEVGSSGDMIIFKVMRGRIKHIYENMPKNAMEPTPKFDCHLSKSANRVTSLLSYRAFELTQQYFYEFAFDEIKARPRHVCPYAVVSFKYKGKEAAAAPLTAHRFNTISPEGSRGKNCYTVWSGPLVNKGQELFPICLRSSSRPYLPFKLPEKLEVNRGMQLEQVKRKIPSVLFSWDTYRVSREVMKCGMSCSLFEVVDGKGKPTSGSLAALVNKLERDRMVLVKSLYDRGFLFLLSSAQMVESKERRGRAEKNLQALFIFQESRMVVKYSSRLFEPEPLTAEPQPAVLSSMEPFIPALHYALFKLRPNPGKDLSSGVERQATDYLTRMDSGTVRPFILPDYKYNVDDRTNPLPVPRPKFNMDAVLRSYIHTPANYMLPLNKAKDIIERIQNPVPTPAPAPVEYSPVSDWGGSDRGSDRAERPAGRPVQEKPLPDSNRRRQGLAHSNGAQLQHKSHIESQPQPQRLRLSQNEYDKDKMKQLLKLIQLHKKALIKDPGKERGEDGAWDANNLKRKFEGDERGGMNKHQRIDPLSNGETSRGTQAGEMGDEGEHSDNLTAVMESMGIYDTDLRARGNTNTSAVSETQRLLKILLATLNKAVAQGSISVQSNHGEPSTGSGRAEPPFPDPDLRKQNEPALQTNYTEEDMDCSPGSPFSAGSPPEQAHTSDNQNWVIPVNEDKAQPFPEPKPEPEAVIVADSHPDPKTPAVAEVKKASAPPTLPVEEEVPFRPSISLDTILNQEIHSLTSDIKNIMQTHHICYTSQLPPRLPPRHCWLPNSCFSDFVVPYVSPVPIQGHVKALCEKMDKLIPLPPAPSKVTSPPPPVTTSNLTTPPPLPIQTSKTKAEPSVSKSTTSSQGGKMGSVKENASTKAKTDGTSTELGGEIYSPSHVTADSPDPNSQNPGSASGSGSGLLAGSLIGQLKPEVFSSLVEIFKDVTKNTVKFYIYSGDEGEESTVCKEIKEYLKSLGNSECSPQTFLENSGSLDKLLIIIQNEDIAAHVHKIPALVSLKKLPSVSFAGVDTLDDVKNHTYNELFVSGGFMVSDEFVLNPDLITQDRLQGLLKFLEEQSTPEHPWQWKVHCKSQKKLKELGRLNTNAMGLLNLLTAYQKKHLVEFLPYHECDTQSRQAPDLECLIKLQAQHTQQRHLIFLTERPFEMFLQYSRNGIVIASIDDIMSGFHSLIGSINQNELPTPPSTVVNDECVEEEDMSLDSDDGEPPAITDPSERNQQVEKEKPPQPPPPDVEEFRPPLPDQQVTPERTPTLSDYSALKTAISQFKATNQIGMGSSDIGSLSPGGFPVNPHQSFLCPSASWSSYTGSSSYAASPAYPASPCSSIQEQEYRPPVTASAPVPAPPVPVMATAGPLANLASLPLEVKPPPPPHLMMLGHTYGSDTGGAGATGNSPLTTSLPYTEHSDTVQPGYMAGIPKNASGTPTQPDRTLSGPGEGVWGTAGTSTSETGSGQGGVTSGLLEPSGLPKTGETRGGGPPGSQGGRTQVNCADNLGPSVGMPTVATREGSVLRPKLPPHPLCGVGYGSIGGIPGQMDHGPMRGAMGPGSLGSYRGRGIPQGLWPRLGRGHDRGDGTGGGPCSWGYPAGRGGTQNYYSDYSFSHNYAPE; translated from the exons ATGGCCCTGAACCCCAGCGCGGTGGGGAAAAAGGACTCAGAATGTGCAGAGACGGGCGAACTCCACCGCGACGGCGGCGAACCCCAGAAGAATTCAGCCGCCACCTCGGCCACAGCCAACCAAAATGGCGATCAGGCTGGATGTGGAGACAGTGTAATGCCCGAACAAGAAACCCCTGAGCGGCGGAGGAGCGCAGGAACGGACGCCCGGAGCTTTAACAGTTCTCCCTTGCCTGGCCAGAGACCGAGCGAGGAGCTGCCACGGAGAAATTTCCAAATTCCGAGGAAGATAAGAGAACGGAAAG gcttgTACCAGTTTCTGCCCCCTGACAGCCGGGAGTTTGAGGACCTTGTGAAGATTGTCTCCTCATTTTACCTAGACTCATCATCACGAGGAACCTTCTCCTACTGCAAGGCCAGGCTCATTCACAATGAACTGCTGGAGAAGGAG TTCATCGAGAAGCGGAGAGAGATGAAGCAAGAGGGGCGGACCGAACAAGAACTGACTGAGTCGTACTGCTTCCTTTATCCAGACAAATCCAAG CTCCAGTGGATCTGTGAGAAGGGTTTGTCGGTTGGACACTCCAGGATTACTACACTAGGAAATCCATCAGTGG GTGTTTATCTCTCCAAACATTCTGATTTGTTACAAATCAATCCTTTTGAAGTGGGCTCGTCTGGAGACATGATCATTTTTAAAGTTATGAGG GGCCGAATAAAGCACATCTATGAGAACATGCCTAAGAATGCAATGGAGCCCACACCCAAGTTTGACTGCCActtgtcaaaaagtgccaataGGGTTACGTCTTTGCTGTCTTACAGAGCTTTTGAGCTCACACAG CAATATTTTTATGAGTTTGCGTTTGATGAGATCAAGGCACGGCCCAGGCACGTGTGCCCCTACGCTGTGGTTTCCTTTAAGTACAAAGGAAaggaggctgctgcagctcctctgacTGCACACAG GTTTAACACTATTTCCCCTGAAGGAAGTAGAG GGAAGAACTGCTACACTGTGTGGAGTGGTCCTCTAGTGAACAAGGGCCAGGAGTTATTCCCAATCTGTTTACGATCCTCCTCACGCCCCTACCTTCCTTTCAAACT GCCTGAGAAGCTGGAGGTGAATCGGGGCATGCAGCTAGAGCAGGTGAAGCGAAAGATTCCCTCTGTGCTCTTTTCTTGGGACACCTACAGAGTATCACGGGAAG TGATGAAGTGTGGGATGTCCTGCAGTCTGTTTGAGGTGGTGGATGGAAAAGGCAAACCGACCAGCGGCAGCCTGGCGGCCCTGGTCAACaagctggagagagacaggatg GTGCTGGTGAAATCCCTGTATGACAGGggcttcctcttcctgctttcCTCAGCTCAGATGGTTGAGTCCAAAG aGCGGCGGGGGCGAGCTGAGAAGAACCTGCAAGCGTTATTCATCTTTCAGGAGTCAAGGATGGTTGTTAAGTATT CATCCAGACTGTTTGAGCCGGAGCCACTGACGGCGGAGCCCCAGCCCGCTGTCCTGTCCTCCATGGAGCCCTTCATCCCTGCTCTGCACTATGCCCTGTTCAAGCTGCGCCCCAACCCAGGCAAGGACCTGAGCTCTGGGGTGGAGCGTCAGGCCACGGATTACCTAACGCGTATGGACTCAGGCACGGTGCGGCCGTTCATCCTGCCCGACTACAAATATAACGTGGACGATCGGACCAACCCGCTCCCAGTTCCCAGACCCAAATTTAACATGGATGCTGTGCTGCGTTCTTACATCCACACCCCTGCCAACTATATGTTACCTCTAAACAAAGCAAAGGACATCATTGAAAGAATACAGAACCCCGTACCCACGCCTGCACCGGCCCCAGTGGAATACAGCCCCGTTTCTGACTGGGGCGGCTCGGACAGGGGCTCAGACAGGGCAGAGAGACCAGCAGGGAGACCAGTCCAAGAGAAACCTCTGCCAGACAGCAACAGGCGGAGGCAAGGGTTGGCCCATTCAAATGGAGCCCAGTTGCAGCACAAGTCCCACATTGAGTCCCAGCCTCAGCCCCAGAGGTTACGGCTGTCTCAGAACGAGTATGATAAAGACAAGATGAAACAGCTTCTAAAGCTGATTCAGCTCCATAAAAAAGCACTAATAAAGGACCCTGGGAAGGAACGGGGAGAGGATGGGGCCTGGGACGCCAACAATCTGAAGAGGAAGTTTGAGGGAGATGAGAGGGGAGGCATGAACAAACACCAACGCATTGATCCACTGAGCAATGGGGAAACCAGTCGAG GCACCCAGGCAGGGGAGATGGGAGATGAAGGTGAACACAGCGACAATCTGACAGCAGTAATGGAAAGCATGGGCATCTATGACACTGATCTAAGGGCCCGTGGCAACACCAACACCTCAGCGGTCAGCGAGACCCAGCGCCTCCTCAAGATCCTCCTGGCCACTCTCAACAAAGCCGTGGCTCAGGGTTCGATATCGGTGCAGTCAAACCACGGTGAACCGTCGACGGGTTCAGGCAGGGCTGAGCCTCCCTTCCCTGACCCAGATCTTAGGAAACAAAATGAGCCAGCATTACAAACAAACTACACAGAG GAGGACATGGACTGTAGCCCTGGTAGTCCATTCAGTGCAGGCTCCCCACCAGAGCAAGCTCACACCTCAGATAACCAGAACTGGGTTATCCCCGTCAATGAAG ACAAAGCGCAACCTTTTCCTGAGCCGAAGCCCGAGCCGGAGGCTGTCATAGTGGCAGACAGTCACCCAGACCCGAAGACGCCTGCAGTCGCGGAAGTAAAAAAGGCGTCTGCGCCACCCACGTTACCAGTGGAAGAGGAGGTTCCCTTCAGGCCCTCCATCAGCCTGGACACCATACTCAACCAGGAAATTCATAGCCTCACATctgacattaaaaacatcatgcAGACTCACCACATCTGCTATACCTCGCAACTACCACCACGGTTGCCTCCACGCCACTGCTGGCTCCCCAACAGCTGCTTCTCAGACTTTGTTGTACCCTATGTCTCCCCCGTCCCCATTCAGGGGCATGTCAAAGCACTGTGTGAGAAGATGGACAAGTTGATCCCACTCCCACCTGCTCCTTCCAAGGTCACTTCTCCACCTCCCCCGGTGACAACGTCTAATCTTACAACACCACCCCCCTTGCCCATCCAGACTTCCAAAACTAAAGCAGAGCCCTCCGTGTCAAAGAGTACCACCTCCTCTCAGGGTGGTAAAATGGGCTCTGTCAAAGAAAATGCATCCACAAAGGCTAAAACAGACGGTACATCAACAGAGTTGGGGGGAGAGATCTATTCTCCCTCTCATGTCACAGCAGACTCTCCAGACCCCAACTCCCAAAACCCAGGCTCTGCTTCTGGCAGCGGGTCTGGCCTGCTGGCTGGGAGCCTCATTGGTCAGCTGAAGCCTGAGGTTTTCAGCAGTCTGGTGGAAATCTTTAAGGATGTCACCAAGAATACAGTGAAATTCTACATCTACTCTGGAGATGAGGGGGAGGAGAGCACTGTCTGCAAGGAGATAAAG GAGTACTTGAAAAGTCTTGGCAACAGTGAGTGCAGCCCGCAGACGTTTCTGGAAAACAGCGGTAGTTTAGATAAGCTCCTCATCATCATTCAGAACGAGGACATCGCTGCACACGTGCACAAG ATCCCAGCCCTAGTATCTTTGAAGAAGTTGCCTTCAGTGAGTTTCGCTGGAGTGGACACTCTGGACGATGTCAAGAACCACACATACAATGAGCTCTTTGTTTCTGGAGGTTTCATGGTGTCTGACGAGTTTGTCCTAAACCCTGACCTTATCACCCAGg ATCGTTTGCAGGGGCTGCTGAAGTTCTTGGAGGAGCAGAGCACCCCTGAACACCCCTGGCAGTGGAAGGTACACTGCAAGTCCCAGAAGAAGCTTAAAGAGCTGGGGAG GTTAAACACCAACGCCATGGGGCTGCTGAACCTTCTGACAGCCTATCAAAAGAAGCACCTTGTGGAATTTCTCCCTTATCACGAGTGTGACACCCAGTCACGTCAGGCTCCAGATCTTGAATGCCTGATCAAACTCCAAGCTCAGCACACGCAGCAGCGGCACCTTATCTTCCTCACAG aGAGGCCATTTGAGATGTTCCTACAGTACTCCAGAAATGGAATAGTGATAGCGAGCATTGATGACATTATGAGCGGTTTCCACAGTCTGATTGGCTCCATTAATCAGAATGAGCTTCCAACGCCGCCCTCTACTG TAGTCAATGATGAGTgtgtggaagaggaggacatGTCATTAGACTCTGATGATGGTGAGCCACCCGCTATAACAGATCCCTCAGAACGGAACCAGCAAGTCGAGAAGGAGAAGCCTCCACAGCCGCCCCCACCAGATGTGGAGGAGTTTCGTCCTCCGCTCCCAGACCAGCAGGTCACCCCTGAGAGAACTCCAACATTGTCTGACTACAGCGCTCTCAAAACAGCCATCTCTCAGTTCAAAGCCACCAACCAGATAGGCATGGGCTCTTCAGACATTGGCAGCTTGTCACCGGGAGGTTTTCCAGTGAATCCCCACCAGAGCTTCCTGTGTCCTTCTGCATCGTGGTCATCCTACACTGGCTCTTCTAGCTATGCGGCTTCCCCTGCCTATCCAGCATCACCCTGCAGCAGCATCCAGGAACAGGAGTATCGCCCCCCAGTTACGGCCTCTGCCCCAGTCCCAGCCCCCCCAGTCCCAGTCATGGCCACAGCAGGACCTCTTGCCAACCTAGCTTCCCTACCCTTGGAGGTCAaacctccccctccacctcacCTCATGATGCTGGGTCACACATATGGCTCGGACACTGGCGGGGCTGGGGCTACTGGAAACTCTCCGCTCACCACCTCCCTCCCTTACACAGAACATAGTGACACAGTCCAGCCAGGTTACATGGCTGGCATTCCTAAAAATGCAAGCGGGACTCCCACGCAACCCGATAGGACACTCAGTGGACCTGGGGAGGGTGTATGGGGCACTGCAGGGACCAGCACGTCTGAAACTGGCAGTGGCCAGGGTGGGGTCACATCTGGTCTTTTGGAACCCAGTGGGCTCCCTAAGACTGGGGAAACCCGTGGAGGCGGCCCCCCTGGTAGTCAAGGGGGAAGGACTCAGGTGAACTGCGCTGACAACCTTGGACCGTCTGTGGGTATGCCCACAGTGGCCACCAGGGAGGGCTCAGTATTAAGACCTAAGTTACCTCCACATCCATTGTGTGGTGTGGGCTACGGTAGTATAGGTGGGATCCCTGGACAGATGGACCATGGGCCTATGCGGGGAGCTATGGGTCCTGGTTCTTTAGGGAGCTATCGAGGGAGAGGAATCCCACAAGGACTTTGGCCTCGGCTAGGACGAGGACATGATAGGGGGGACGGGACTGGAGGTGGACCCTGCTCTTGGGGTTACCCAGCAGGCAGGGGCGGGACACAGAATTACTACTCGGACTACTCATTTTCTCACAATTATGCCCCTGAATAG